A section of the Virgibacillus sp. NKC19-3 genome encodes:
- a CDS encoding PLP-dependent aspartate aminotransferase family protein — protein MSNFPFHNPETILLHGGQEPDPATGSRAMPIHQTTSYVFRDTEHAQNVFGLAEPGNIYTRITNPTVDAFEQRMASLEDGSGAVATSSGMAAITFSILNLAGSGDEIVADSNLYGGTYNLFAHTLPRYGIDVKFVDGTDPEAIRSAITTKTKAVFAEIITNPSLNIFDVETVGAIAHENNIPLIIDNTFATPYGTKPLTWGADIVVHSATKWIGGHGTTIGGVVIDGGRFDWGNGHFPGFTEPDESYNGLRYVDLGPAAYVTKLRVQLLRDIGASLSPQSAFLFLQGLETLHLRVERHNKNAEEVAAYLQKHPAVEWVNFPGLEDHPSHQLAKKYLANGFGSIITFGIKGGRDAGRKLIDNVTLWSHVANVGDAKSLIIHPASTTHQQLSAQDLEKSGTTEELVRLSIGIENPKDILVDLDQAIAKAVDQRPLFETTEDDAITWLLSSPFDRKDGAIRKKVIAAVTSADNTLDKDEKQLAALGFSIIPINEEAKLEDIADEVDAVWVNNQQLPQSTIEQLINKQGKILWVEEPDKHDQTVENARAAGITVITGKNPYEEALRLRDNHRIADPWKV, from the coding sequence ATGTCAAACTTTCCATTTCACAACCCGGAAACCATATTACTTCATGGAGGTCAGGAACCCGACCCTGCAACGGGATCAAGAGCTATGCCCATTCACCAAACAACGTCCTACGTTTTTCGTGATACCGAGCATGCCCAGAATGTATTCGGATTAGCAGAACCGGGAAATATCTATACCCGTATTACAAATCCGACTGTCGATGCTTTCGAACAACGCATGGCTTCACTTGAGGATGGAAGTGGAGCTGTTGCCACCTCATCCGGTATGGCAGCAATTACATTTTCTATTCTTAATCTCGCCGGCTCAGGTGATGAAATTGTTGCTGACAGTAACTTGTACGGTGGGACGTACAATCTTTTTGCACATACACTACCGCGTTACGGAATTGATGTGAAATTTGTTGATGGAACGGATCCTGAAGCGATTAGAAGTGCTATTACAACAAAAACAAAGGCCGTGTTTGCTGAAATTATTACAAATCCAAGTCTAAACATATTTGATGTAGAAACCGTTGGTGCGATTGCGCATGAAAACAACATTCCATTGATCATTGACAATACATTTGCCACTCCATACGGCACAAAACCGCTCACATGGGGAGCAGATATTGTTGTTCATTCTGCGACAAAATGGATCGGCGGCCATGGTACAACAATTGGCGGAGTTGTCATAGATGGCGGCCGCTTCGATTGGGGCAATGGTCACTTTCCAGGATTTACTGAACCGGACGAGAGTTACAATGGCCTCCGTTACGTAGATCTTGGTCCAGCAGCCTACGTGACAAAATTACGTGTGCAACTACTCCGAGATATTGGTGCTTCTCTGAGTCCACAGAGTGCCTTTTTATTTTTACAGGGACTGGAGACATTACATCTGCGCGTCGAGCGTCATAATAAAAATGCTGAAGAAGTCGCTGCTTATTTGCAAAAACACCCAGCTGTAGAATGGGTTAATTTCCCTGGCCTTGAAGATCATCCATCCCATCAGCTTGCGAAAAAATATCTCGCTAATGGATTCGGCTCGATTATCACGTTCGGCATCAAAGGCGGTCGGGATGCTGGTAGGAAACTAATCGATAATGTTACACTCTGGTCCCATGTTGCCAATGTGGGTGATGCAAAATCGCTGATTATTCATCCAGCATCAACCACACATCAACAATTAAGTGCTCAGGATCTGGAAAAAAGCGGAACAACAGAAGAACTAGTTCGCTTATCGATTGGCATTGAAAACCCGAAGGATATTTTAGTTGATCTCGATCAGGCCATTGCCAAAGCGGTTGATCAGCGTCCGCTTTTCGAGACTACAGAAGACGATGCTATTACGTGGCTACTGTCTTCGCCATTTGATCGAAAAGATGGAGCCATTCGGAAAAAGGTAATTGCAGCTGTTACTAGCGCTGACAATACACTTGATAAAGACGAAAAGCAATTGGCAGCACTAGGATTTAGCATTATCCCTATCAATGAAGAGGCGAAACTGGAAGACATTGCTGATGAAGTAGACGCTGTATGGGTGAACAATCAACAGCTACCGCAATCAACCATTGAACAATTAATTAATAAACAAGGTAAAATATTGTGGGTAGAAGAACCGGATAAGCATGATCAAACAGTAGAAAATGCACGTGCGGCAGGTATTACGGTCATTACGGGCAAAAATCCATATGAGGAAGCACTTCGCCTGAGGGATAATCATAGAATAGCGGATCCATGGAAAGTATAG
- a CDS encoding SGNH/GDSL hydrolase family protein — protein sequence MKKKNFMIAIIVFIVGAGIFALINQPTATFNNKTISQHDDTGTKTKENEENEDVGEESQDETEEDEPSTEQRQLSTVAIEAFQEAVDFFTNQNTHIVAVGDSLTQGVGSSNGGGYVGILDSALNAEGQIVSFDNFGIRGNRSDQLLERLDNPEVSTALEDADIVLITIGANDIMKVVRENFTNLKIEEFRQERIDYEERLQQIFTKLKHINPNTDIYLLGFYNPFEQYFQDIEELDMIVESWNKTGNDIAQEDASITFIPTVDLFDDPDANLFAEDNFHPNDRGYQRMARRVLDYLTNEEG from the coding sequence ATGAAGAAGAAAAATTTTATGATTGCAATTATCGTTTTTATTGTTGGGGCAGGCATTTTTGCTTTAATAAATCAACCTACTGCAACGTTTAATAATAAAACAATTTCTCAACATGATGATACAGGGACGAAAACAAAAGAAAACGAGGAAAACGAAGATGTTGGCGAAGAGTCGCAAGATGAAACAGAAGAAGATGAACCATCAACCGAACAGAGGCAACTCTCCACTGTAGCTATCGAGGCTTTTCAGGAAGCGGTCGATTTCTTTACCAATCAAAACACCCATATCGTTGCGGTTGGTGACTCCCTAACACAAGGTGTCGGAAGCAGTAATGGAGGAGGTTATGTAGGCATATTAGACTCTGCCCTTAATGCTGAGGGACAAATTGTTTCCTTTGATAATTTTGGGATACGTGGAAACCGATCGGATCAGCTGTTGGAGCGCCTGGATAATCCTGAAGTTTCCACCGCACTAGAAGATGCTGATATTGTTTTAATAACGATCGGAGCAAATGATATCATGAAAGTAGTGAGAGAAAATTTCACGAACTTAAAGATCGAGGAGTTTAGGCAAGAACGGATCGATTATGAAGAAAGGCTACAGCAAATATTTACCAAACTTAAACATATAAATCCGAACACAGACATTTATTTATTAGGGTTTTATAATCCCTTCGAACAATACTTTCAGGATATTGAAGAACTTGATATGATTGTAGAGTCTTGGAATAAAACAGGAAATGATATCGCACAAGAAGATGCGTCTATCACGTTCATTCCTACCGTCGATTTATTCGATGATCCGGATGCAAATTTATTCGCAGAGGATAATTTCCATCCAAATGATAGAGGCTATCAACGAATGGCAAGAAGAGTTTTGGATTATTTAACTAACGAAGAAGGATGA
- a CDS encoding YpmS family protein: MPQRKEDHQSKTIKWKALFFGLLSVNILFFLVIVALIFWPVSENIFPSNDEQESRESSEFTVRTTKDNLNELVNAYIDQALSNTGHEYRISLEEDIHLIGELPVFSSTVPLSVHLEPIVQENGDLVLEQRSISLGLLDLPNQKIMEYMERYLSMPEWVTINPKDEEIYVGVTEMDLQSNFEVSVEHIDLEANNLAFNIRIPYRTLGIEHIEP; this comes from the coding sequence ATGCCCCAACGAAAAGAAGACCATCAGTCAAAAACAATAAAATGGAAAGCCTTATTTTTTGGTTTATTAAGCGTAAATATCCTCTTTTTTCTGGTCATTGTTGCACTCATTTTTTGGCCGGTTTCTGAGAACATATTTCCCTCCAATGATGAGCAGGAAAGTAGAGAGAGCTCTGAATTTACAGTTCGAACCACTAAAGATAATTTGAACGAATTGGTCAATGCTTATATTGATCAGGCTTTATCAAACACAGGACACGAGTATCGTATCTCCCTGGAGGAGGATATCCATCTAATTGGCGAGTTACCGGTATTCTCCAGCACCGTACCACTTTCCGTCCATCTAGAGCCAATCGTACAGGAAAACGGGGATCTCGTTTTAGAACAGCGATCCATCTCGCTTGGACTATTGGATTTACCAAATCAAAAAATTATGGAATACATGGAACGTTACTTATCGATGCCTGAATGGGTTACGATCAATCCAAAAGATGAGGAGATTTACGTTGGCGTTACAGAAATGGATTTACAGAGTAATTTCGAGGTTAGTGTAGAACATATTGATCTGGAAGCAAATAATCTCGCATTTAATATTCGAATTCCATACCGGACATTAGGCATCGAACATATAGAACCATAA
- the rarD gene encoding EamA family transporter RarD has protein sequence MKNNMGIIYTALAYVLWGFLPIYWKWVDDVPAGETLAHRVVWSFIFMLGIVLILRKWTPFIQELNVIIRNRKRLLGITLASIFISLNWLTFIWAVNSDHVIQASLGYYINPLISILLGIIVLKEKVTKRQALSFILAGIGVTYLTFSFGVFPWISIILALTFGFYGLLKKKVDISAMFGLTIETMIVTPLAALYLFAIPVNSFTLEDLAAPVNLLLIGAGIVTAIPLLLFASGAKLIPLAMVGFLQYIAPTIMLILGVFLYGEPFTSGHAVAFIFIWSALFIYMGSGYKRRDSRFKRGVHEK, from the coding sequence ATGAAAAACAATATGGGAATTATATATACAGCATTGGCTTACGTACTTTGGGGATTCCTGCCCATCTATTGGAAATGGGTTGACGATGTCCCGGCCGGAGAGACATTGGCACATCGCGTTGTTTGGTCATTTATTTTCATGCTTGGCATTGTATTGATTTTACGAAAATGGACTCCTTTCATACAGGAATTGAACGTGATAATCAGAAACAGGAAAAGACTGCTTGGCATCACGCTTGCGTCTATTTTCATCAGTTTAAACTGGCTTACCTTTATATGGGCGGTCAATAGCGACCATGTTATTCAGGCAAGCTTGGGGTATTATATTAATCCACTTATCAGTATATTACTCGGGATCATCGTGCTGAAAGAGAAGGTTACGAAGAGACAGGCACTATCGTTTATTCTTGCTGGTATCGGTGTCACCTACCTAACATTTAGCTTCGGTGTGTTCCCATGGATTTCTATTATTCTAGCGCTGACTTTCGGATTCTATGGCTTATTGAAAAAGAAGGTGGATATTAGCGCCATGTTTGGTTTAACCATCGAAACAATGATCGTAACACCACTTGCCGCTCTTTATTTATTCGCCATTCCGGTGAATTCCTTTACCCTGGAAGATTTGGCTGCACCGGTGAATCTCCTATTAATTGGGGCAGGTATCGTTACCGCGATTCCATTACTTTTATTTGCAAGCGGAGCTAAGCTAATCCCACTTGCGATGGTCGGATTCCTGCAGTATATTGCGCCAACGATCATGCTAATTCTTGGTGTGTTTCTTTACGGAGAGCCCTTTACCAGTGGGCATGCTGTCGCATTCATATTCATTTGGTCTGCTTTGTTCATTTATATGGGGTCAGGGTATAAACGCAGGGATTCCCGGTTTAAGCGTGGAGTTCATGAAAAATAA